A window of Coleofasciculus chthonoplastes PCC 7420 genomic DNA:
CGTTGCGCCAATCAGGGTAATGAATTGGTGATCGGGACCAAAGGTTTGTAATGCAGCCAGGGAGGTGGCGACTTTGGTGATAGAAGCCGCAGGTAAGGGAACAGTACCTTGATAATTCGCTAGCAGAGTATCCCCAGCTTGAATCCAGATCCCATGATTTTCCTTGGCAAATCCTTTGGCGGCTAAACCATTCATGTACTGCTCAATTTGCGCTTGAATCGCCGGATTGGGATTATCCGGGGAAGCGAGTGAGGGAACGACTGGTTTTTGCGCCAATTCCGCTTCTGCTGGACTGTCGGCGACTGAGACGCTATCGATCTCGTTTTCGTTGGCGGAAGGTTGGGAGGGATTAGATTGAGGGGAACATCCGGCGATAACGGTTAGGAGAGTTAGGGATAGTGCAGTCGTCAAGGACAGGGGTTTGAGCATTTTATATAAAAGATTAGGAGTTCTCGATTATAGCTTCCTAATTTAACCTGTACTACACTCCTAGACAAGATTTATCTCTGCAACTATCAGCACTCATCCACCCGACTGTTGTCGAACAACGAATGACATAAGACATAAGACTAATCAAGCAATTTGACTTCCCAAAACTTGGTTTTCCCGCTCAATTTCCCCTAAAAAACTACGGAAACTTTTTTCGTGATTTTGCTCCCAACGCTGAATAATATGGAGAATTTCCCGTAATAGATAGCCGGAACCACAGGCAACATAATCGACAATATATTCCGATTCCAGACTGAGAGACGCCAGAGAATTGCCGCGAAAATCAACCAGATAACCGCCGGCTGATTTTAAAATTGGATAGGCGAGCAAATTATAATTATCCGAAAGATGACGACATTCGACCATGAAATCAGCAGCGCCTCGGGCGATTTCACAAAATTCCATGGCTGAGTTATCAACGGAGCGAATATCCCGACAGCATACCCACAAGGGGAAACTGCCGCTCAATGCTTCTTTTGCCCGATGATAGCCGGGACGTAAGTAGGCGATCGCGTCCTCTAGGGAGACTTGAGAGTGACAGTAAATCTGAGTGTAGTCTTGACTGTGAGCGTTTTGAAAATAAGCAGCAGTCTGAGTCCCATAGTAGCAATCTCCGGATCGTAATCCTTGCACATAAGCAAAATCGAGATCCCCTAAGGTGACGTCGGATGATTTTGCCGCGATCGCCATAACGAAAGACGGGTCACCCACTTGACGTAACCAGTTGGATGTCCCATCGATTGGATCGACAAATATAGAATAGTTAGCGTGAGGATTGAGCTTTGGATGTTCTCCTTCGAGATAAAGGTTAATGGGATAGTCAGCTAAACAAGAGCGGACAATTTCACTCGCCTGACAATCAATTTCATGTTTCGCTTTTCCATTGATGTTTCCATTGATGATTGACTGATGTTGGTAAGGGAGATTGTCTAAAAAAGTGGCTAGATTTGCGGCAATTGATGAACAGATGGGTAAGTAATCCATAATTAAAGAACTCCTCTGCGGAGATCTATACCCTTAATTTTCTCGGTAATACGCCATGAACGGTAAATATTACCGGGACTGATGGGCATAGATTTAGTAAATATGTACTACAGGCGACTGACTAATTTAGTCTTACTGGAGACAGTTGGCAGATTAAATAGCCGCTCTAGTTCTTGGACAGGTTGACGATGAGTGGTATCAACGCTGGGCATTTCCTGCCAACAGTGTGAACAGAACCAGTAGAGATGATGGTGGCTAATGTGCCGAAGTAAGGGATGGGAGCAGCAGGGACAAGTATTCATAAATTTTGCAGATCTTTTCTTTTGATGTTTTTTTATGTATAAATATTATTTTTACGTAAAAATGTTGACTAAATCTTGATCGATATCTCTGAAAGCTTGTGATAATAAAGGCTAAAAAATGTGATTAATTTTACATGAATTGAGTGATCAATATCATGTTGAAGTGATACCAAATCTGATGAAGTCACCCTAGGCGTGAACTTGGGTACTTTTTCCTTCTACCCTCTGTGCGTTCTACTGTGTGCCTTTTGCCCTTTGCCTTCTGCTGTGTACCTTTTGCTATATCATCGATCACGTTATTGTCGCCGCCAGTTATGTCTACCCAAAACTCTACCCCTCTAACCCTCTCAGACGCTCAAGCGCTTCTCGAACCCTTCAACTGCATTGAGAGTCAACCTGTGGTTTCAGATGCCGAAAAAGAGAAACTGCGGCAAGCCTTAGCGTTACTTGCCGAACATTCAGATTATCAAATTTTTGGTATTTGCGCGAATACAGCGGCTCAGGGTTTATCGGCGCTCAAAACCTATGCTCAAGCTTTAGGGTATCAACCGAATCTTGACCTGACTCCGATTGAGGGAGCGGTGTATATCAAATATAACGGCAATTCAGGATTGTTTTATATCGATTCCTATACGGGTGAGCATCGCGGTGTTTTAGTATCCTGCCAATCTTCCTTTGAAGGGGGTATTAATGAAATGTATGGTCATCTCCCCCTCGATTTATTTGCGTTGTCGGATTAACCGTGTAGAGACGTTGCATGCAACGTCTCTACAGTTCTCACCGAGGCAATTGATACTTAAAGTCGCGTTTTCCTTGGTAGTTGGTTAAATCTGCCAATTTTTCCAAACTCTGAACCCCAGGATACAACTGACCATTGATTTCCCAAGTGGGATACCCTTGTATTCCCGCTGCTTGGCACACTTGAGGCTGCGGATTTTTCCCAGCCGGATTACACTCGATATAATCGATTTCGCTAAAGGCTTCTTTGCCAAATAACTCCTTTTGATCGTGGCAATGGGGACAAGTAAACGCACCATATTTTTTAGCACCAACGGCGGTAAGATGACGAGCGAGTTCCATTTCCGCTTCGCCAGAGGTGGTGGTTATTTTCCAGCCGTAGGGGGCTGTGGGTGCAGTGGTTACTGGGGGAATCACGCCACTGTCTACTCCACCAGCCGTTGTCTGTTCACCACTCATGCCATAGATACCCAAGGTGCCAATCAGCGCTACCATACCGACAACAATGCCCGTGAAAAACAGTTGTCCCACATCTTCCCACTCACGCCCAATGATCGTCAGCACGAATAAGGCGATGGAGCAGAAGGCGGATACCAGGCAATAGATACAAAAGGCATTAATTACAAACGACATCAAATAGACAAGATAGCCGCTGAAGATAACCATGGCGGTTGAGCCAGCAAACATCAGCAGCCAACTCCCATCGTCTACTTGTCGCCGAAAGTCTTTGTTAGCCGATGATTTAACAAGTTGGGGGGCAAAGGCAAATACCGCGATCGCAGTATAGGCTAAAAAGCCAAACAAGCTTAGGGGTACACCCAAAAGCCAAGCATAACTACTACTTAAGACAGCTTGACAGTTGATTACCTCACCTGTGGGACATACGGCTTCTTTAAACACCCCAGTTTCCACCAAGGTAAGGTAAGCCGTATCTAAAGCACCAAGAATCGCGATCGCACCAATGATTGGGCGGGAGTGGCGATGAATCCAGGGAGCAGAACGTCGGCGTCTCATAATTTGTCTATCAGCAGTGACATACTCCTACACTAACCTGAGTACAGGTATAGTGTAGGCTTCTCAACCAATCCGGCTATTGCGTAGGAGACGTTGAGCTTTAAGAACGGGATGCCCCTCCGCTCTATTTTTTATGTTGATAGCTGCGTTATGATCACGGTCAAGACTGCATCCACAATGGGGGCAATCATGCCATCGAACGTGCAACTTTTTGGGTACTTTCTCGCCGCAATTGGAGCAATCTTGTGATGTGTTATGGGCGCTTACTGGAATTACCAACTTCCCAGCATTCTCGGCTTTGTTTGTCAGTATCGACAGAAAGTTTGACCACCCAGCATCCAACACAGATTTAGACAATCGGGTGCGAACAAGTCCTTTAATATTTAAATTTTCATGAGCAACTACATCATATTTCGACAGCAGATAATTAGCTGTCTTGAAGTGAAAGTCCTTCCGTTTATCTGCTACCTGCTTGTGTTGTTTTCCTAGTTGCTTGATAGCCTTAAGCCTACCCTTACTCCCCTTTTTCCGGCGGGCTACCCGTTTCTGGATAACTCCTAACCGTTTTTGAGCTTTACGGTAATGTTGAGGTATCGCAATAGTTTCACCATCGGCAGTTGTCAAGAATTCCTTTAAACCTACGTCAATCCCTGTAATTGAATCTGGGTGAAAATCTGGCTTTATTTCCGGAACTGTCTTGTCTGCCATCGATAAGGTCAGATAGTAACCATCAGCTTTCTTGGTAACAGATGCTGTTTTTATTTTGAATCCATCAGGGATAGAGCGATGTAGGATAACTTTAACTTGGCCGAACATCGGTAAGTTGATTAGATTACCTTGCCAACACCCATCTTTCATCTGGGGATAAGTCAAGGTGCGATATCGGTTACGGGCTTTAAACCTTGGCTTCCCGCTACGTTGGCCGTTGCTATCGCCTTTGAGGAATTTATCAAACGTTACCTTTACTCTCTTGACTACATCCTGTAGGACTTGGGAGTAAATTTCTTTATACCAGGGATGGGTTTTCTTTAGTTGAGGTAAAGTTTTTTTCTGAGAATAGTAATCTGGGGGGTCTCTTAATTCAGGAAGATGACAGATTAAGGGACAAGCGTTTACTGGAGAACGGTTTTGCTCATACCAGTTGAATCTATCAGCCAACAAATAGTTGTACTCAGCGCACAGCATAGCTAGCCATCTGTCAAGTTCAATGACTTGCTGTTTGGTTGGGCGTAGCTTGTACTGATAAGCGGTTCTCATTGTCTCCCCAAAGGCTGGTGACTATCTTAATATACACCAATTACAGTTTCAGCGCTAAAGAGGTACATCGAAAATCAACACTCACCCGATTAATTTATTGGTCATTTCTGTACCGACAATGACCCGCCTATCCATCCCGACACCAACCTGGGTTGTTACTGAGCCTGTCGAAGTACAGGTATGGTGTGGGGCTTCCGGCGAACAGAGCTAACAATTTCAGGAATAAGCGAGAAATTTATGGCTCACTCCTACTTAGAATGTAACTTGACCGAAGACATGGGTTTCGGCGACGCTGTCGTGTTAACACCACGTCGTACCGCTTCCACAAATTGACTGACGCGAATCGGGTCAATGGGTTGCTCAATTCGTCCCCGTCGTTTCAGGGAACTGGAGACAATCACCCCGTCGGCGGCTTGCATCAAGGTGGGAATATTTTCCCAGTTGGCACCGCTACCGATGAATACAGGCGTTCCATTAGCGGCGGCTGAGGCTAATTCTAAGTCTTCTAGACTGGGAGGACTACCTGTTGCCCAGCCGGAGAGGATGACGCCATCGGCTAACCCTCGTTCGATGGTTTCTTGTACCGCCGTAGTCAAATTCGGTGATCCCAAGGGGCGTCCATGCTTAACCAAGACATCAGCTAAAATTTGCACATCACTACCGAGTTCTCGGCGATACCGCAACAGTTCGTAAGCTTGTCCTTCGATTAATCCTTGATCCGTTGCCATGACTCCGGTGAGAACATTCACCCGAATAAACTGGGCACGGACACAACTGGCGATCGCGATCGCGCTTTGGGCATCATTGCGTAACACGTTGATCCCCACGGGTAATGTGACCAAATTCATCAACCGTCCCACAATTAAGGTCATCGCACTGACGACAGCGGGATCGACTTGGTTTTTGGTGAAGGGAGCATCAAAAAAATTCTCCACGATTACCCCATCAACTCCCCCTGATGCCAGTGCTGTCGCCTCTTGTTCGGCTCGATCAATCACCGCTTTTAAACTTCCTCCCCAACGGGGAGACGTTGGCAGGGGTAACAGATGCACAACGCCAATGATGGGATTGGGTGTTTTGAAAATTTGTTGTAAGTTCACGTATCTACCTGAAAACCGTTCACAAGAATTTGAATATACTCAGGTTTGACAACCACAGAGACTCTCTATCTAACTAATTCGATGGATTGACAAATGGGATATACCATGGTAATTGACAGCATAAATCTCTCAGAATCCTAACCATCGCCTAATTCTTAAGCACCAACCGCTAAGTAGGGTAACGTCAGCAGACGCTCGCTAATAGTCGCCCTTCCCCCAGTCAAGCGTCAAGTTAGATTAAGTTACCGAGTGTATTGCATATATTAATAAAATTTTATATAAATAAGTAACGGGGTTAAACTAGAGCAACCAAAGAACATCCGGACTGGTGGAGCGTGGGTAAACTCTAAGACTATGCCCCTATGAATCGAGTAAAGCTGGGAAAAAATTAAGTGATCAGGATTGAATCAGCCTGAACTCTGGAGGCGTTCTCTCCAGAACGGTTACAGGGAACTGCTCACGACTCATGCTTACTGATTAGGAGCGCTGGAAATCAAGCGCTACTCCACTCTAGTGCCGATTGTAGTAGATAACCGCATGGGCAACAAGCCAACCATTGCCATTTCTCATTTAGGCTGTGAAAAAAATCGTATTGATACGGAGCATATCCTGGGTCTGCTGGTTCAAGCGGGCTACCCAGTCGATAGCAACGAAGATTTAGCCGAATATGTTATTGTAAATACCTGTAGCTTCATAGAGGCAGCGCGGACAGAATCAGTTCGCACGTTAGTTGAGCTAGCAGAAGCCAATAAGAAAATTGTTATTGCTGGCTGCATGGCACAACATTTCCAAGAGAAATTGTTGGCAGAATTGCCAGAAGCTGTAGCTGTAGTCGGAACGGGCGATTATCAAAATATCGTCGAAGTGATAGAACGGGTAGAAGCAGGAGAACGGGTCAAAGCCGTTTCAGCCGAACCCACCTATATTGCGGATGAAACAACGCCGCGCTATCGCACAACCTCAGAAGGAGTCGCTTACCTGCGAGTAGCAGAAGGATGTAACTATCGGTGCGCCTTCTGCATTATTCCGTATCTGAGGGGAAACCAGCGATCGCGAACGATTGAATCAATTGTGGCGGAAGCTGAACAATTGGCGTCCCAAGGCGTGCAGGAATTAATCCTCATTTCTCAAATCACAACCAACTATGGCGTCGATCTGTATGGAGAACCCAAGTTAGCTGAACTATTGCGGGCATTAGGTAAGGTGGATATCCCCTGGATTCGGATGCACTATGCCTATCCGACGGGTTTAACCGAGCCAGTGATGGCAGCAATTCAGGAAACGCCTAATGTTCTGCCTTACTTGGATTTACCCCTACAGCATTCCCATCCAGAAGTCCTGCGTGCAATGAACCGTCCTTGGCAGGGGCGAGTGAATGATCAGATTATTGATCACATTAAAACCGCCTTGCCGAATGCGGTGCTGAGGACTACCTTTATCGTCGGGTTTCCTGGCGAGACAGAGCAGCACTTTAATCATTTGCTGCAATTTGTCCAGCATCACGAGTTTGACCACGTTGGTGTCTTTACTTTTTCTCCCGAAGAGGGTACACCAGCCTACAACTTGCCCAATTCAGTTCCTCAAGCCGTCATGGAGGAGCGTCGCCAGACGCTGATGGCAGTTCAACAACCGATTACGTTGAAGAAAAACCAAGGTGAAGTGGGCAAGATCGTTGACGTTCTGATTGAGCAAGAGAACCCCTCAACCGGAAAACAGATCGGTCGCTCAGCTCGATTTGCCCCCGAGGTCGATGGATTAGTCTACGTCCAAGGCGAAGCCCCCTTGGGGACCATCGTGGAAGTAGAAATCACCGATGCTGGCATCTATGACCTCTATGGTTCTGTAGTCCCTAGTCCACTGTTAGTTGTCGGTTAACTAGAGTCGATTCAGGGTAAGGGAATGTTGGCGATTGCCAACTCCTTAACCCAGACTCTTGATCACTGACGACTGACCTTAACCATCACGAAAAACTCACAACAACCGTTAAATTATGACCCTTTCATTCAATAATCTGGGCTTATCTGAAGAGTGCCTCCATCAACTGGAAAAATTAGGTTTTGATACACCAACGGAAATTCAATCTCAAGCCATTCCAGAACTGTTGGCAGGGCGAGATGTGGTCGCTCAATCTCAAACCGGTACAGGGAAAACCGCTGCCTTTTCTTTGCCGATGTTGGAACAGATAGATCCTAATGCCCGAGGCGTACAAGCCTTAATTCTTGCCCCAACACGGGAATTAGCCCGACAAGTGGCAGATGCCATTCGGGACTTGACCAGCAATCGCCGTGTCGGTATAGTCACCGTCTACGGAGGACAATCTATTGATCGCCAAATTCGTCTGTTACAACGTAATGCTCAAATGGTTGTCGGGACGCCAGGACGAGTGATCGATTTGCTGGATCGAGGAGATCTCAAATTAGATCAAGTCAAATGGGTGGTCTTAGATGAAGCCGATGAAATGTTGAGCATGGGCTTTATCGATGATGTCAAGAAAATCCTCAAGCAAGCCCCGAAAGAACGCCAGACTGCCTGTTTTTCGGCAACAATGCCGAAGGCAATTCGGGATTTAGTTAACCAGTTCCTCAAATCCCCGGTGACGGTAACCGTGGAACTACCCAAAGCTACCCCAGCACGGATTGAGCAACGGGTTTATATGATCCCCCGTGGGTGTTCAAAGTCCAAAGCCCTACAGCCAATTTTGGCGCTGGAAGACCCGGAAGCCGCCCTAATTTTTGTGCGGACGCGGCGGTCAGCAGCGGAACTCACCAGTCAGTTACAAGCGGCTGGGCATAGCGTGGATGAGTATCATGGCGACCTCAGCCAAAGCCAACGGGAGCGCTTGTTGTCCCGATTCCGCCAGAGTCAGGTGCGCTGGGTGGTGGCGACGGATATTGCCGCACGGGGTCTGGATGTGGATCATCTCACCCATGTGATTAATTATGATCTGCCTGATCAGGTGGAAAGTTATATTCACCGAATTGGTCGTACCGGACGTGCTGGGAAAACCGGAACCGCGATTTCCTTGATTCAACCCTTTGAACGGCGCAAACTGCACCAGATTGAACGGAAAGTCCGGCAGAACTTACAGGTGTCTCGGATTCCCACGCGATCGCAAATCGAAGCGCGGCGCTTGGAGAAATTGCAAGATGAGTTACGAGAGGCACTCACTGGAGAACGTATGGCATCATTCCTGCCTATCGTGCGGGAGTTGAGTGAAGAATACGACCCCCACGCGATCGCTGCCGCCGCCTTGCAAATGGTCTACGACCACACGCAACCGGAGTTAGCCGCCATCGAGGTTGATAACAAAGTAGAACGTCCGAAACTGGTGAAGCGTCGTAATAACAAATCCAAAGAATCGGTCACTCATAACCGTTCTCGGTAATTGATTGAGTTCATCCCATGACCAATAGGTGTGGGATGAATTTGTTATTTGTCATTTGTCTTATGTCATACTCGCTCCCTTGAGAAGCAAGCTACGTCTTATGTCGAAGAGTTCTTGCACTTAGTTAGGGCGGGTTTAGTGACATCTGGGTGGCAAGCAGCGATAATGGTGAAACCCGCCCCTACAGATGTGCTATGGCACGTCTGGTCACTCAAACGTTTTTTCGGGTCATTTGTCATGACCAAAATTCAGTAAGAAATCACATGACTCTGTCTGCTACCAATACCCCTCAAACTACAGATACTTTTACTAAACCTTGTCAATGGTCGGGTCTAATTGAGACCTATCGGTCTTATTTACCCGTCACCGCCTCAACTCCCGTAGTGACTCTCTTGGAGGGAAATACGCCGCTGATCCCCACCCCTGCCCTTTCAGAAGCGGTGGGTAAGGGAGTCAAGGTATTGGTTAAATATGATGGTCTTAACCCGACGGGTAGCTTTAAAGATCGAGGTATGACCCTAGCGATTTCTAAAGCAAAGGAAGCTGGGGCAAAAGCCGTGATTTGTGCCAGTACGGGGAATACCTCTGCCTCGGCTGCGGCTTATGCGACTCGGGGAGATATGCAGGCTTTTGTGTTAATTCCGGATGGCTATGTCGCCTTGGGGAAGTTGGCGCAGGCATTGGTGTATGGGGCGCAGGTATTGGCAATTGAGGGAAATTTTGACGACTGCTTGCGGATTGTCCAGGAGTTAGCGGCAAATTATCCGGTAACGTTGGTGAATTCGGTCAATCCCTATCGATTGGAAGGTCAAAAAACGGGCGCGTTTGAAATTGTTGATAATTTAGGGAATGCTCCTGATTGGCTGTGTATTCCGGTGGGAAATGCCGGGAATATTACGGCGTACTGGATGGGCTTTTGCCAGTATCATCAACATGGGAAGTGCGATCGCTTACCTCGGATGATGGGATTCCAAGCGGCTGGGGCGTCACCGTTAATTCTGGGTGAACCCGTGGCGCATCCGGAAACAATCGCCACCGCGATTCGGATTGGTAATCCCGCCAGTTGGGAGAAAGCTGTTGCGGTAAAAGATGCCAGTCAGGGACAGTTTAATAGCGTTACCGATGAGGAAATTCTGGCAGCCTATCGCCTCTTAGCTTCAAAAGAAGGAATATTTTGTGAACCCGCTAGCGCTGCATCGGTGGCGGGGTTATTGAAAGTGAAAGATCAAGTTCCCACGGGAGCAACGGTGGTTTGTGTGCTGACAGGGAATGGGCTAAAAGATCCGGATACGGCGATTCAACACTGCAACAACCAATTACAGCGAGGAATTGAGCCAACCACCACCGCCGTCGCTGAGGTGATGGGATTCAGTTCAACGTGAATAGTAAGCTACGGCGATTGAAATCGCTGCTACACAAACAAAGTCCGCCTGCGCGGACTGGAACGGGGGTAGCTAACCCTGATTTGGTACTATAGCACTACGAGGTACGGAAAGGACATCAGTTGATCCCAAGAGGGAAGAAGTGAACACCTCGACTTACCTCGACTCCGCTCGGTAACACGCTCGGTGTGTCACAGGGAACAGGGAATAGTACAGAATGTCCTAACCTGTCTTGGTACTGCTATATATCGTGTCCGGTTGATCACTTGCGATATAGGTTTATATCAAATTGCAGTCTAATGTAGAACTTTCTTTTTCTCCCATCTCCCCCTCACCCCCTCACCCCATCTACTCTATCTGCTATCTTTAAACGCAACTTGCTATTAGTCTATGTCAAGGGACTAAATCCCCCACTCCTGGCAAAATATAGTGGGGACGATAGGCAAAATGGATTAAATCCTCTTGGCGGGTGACTCCGGATAACACCAATGCCGTCTCGATTTCTGACTCAATCCCGGCGATGATATCCGTATCCATGCGATCGCCAATGATGGCTGTATCCTCGCGACGACAGCCTAGCTTCTTCAGAGCATGGCGCATCATTAGGGGATTTGGCTTGCCGACAAAATAGGCTTTCGCCCCCGTCGTCAGTTCCAAGGGTGCAATTAACGCCCCTGTCGCTGGCACAATTCCTTTCTCACTCGGTCCAGTTAAGTCAGGATTTGTGCCAATTAACTTTGCCCCTTTAATCACTAACTGCGCCGCCTGTTCTAATTTCTCAAAGCTATAACTGCGCGTCTCGCCCACCACCACATAATCGGGGTTGGTATCGTTCATGGAAAACCCAGCATCATACAGCGCATTTGTCAACCCGGCTTCCCCAATCACAAAGGCACTTCCTCCGGGACATTGTTGAGCCAAAAATGCCGCTGTTGCCAAGGCGCTGGTGTAGAAATGTTCCTCCGGGACTTCTACGCCTAACCGTTTTAGCTTCTCCCGCAACTCCCGAGGCGATCGCTCACTGCTATTAGTCAAGAACAGAAATTTCTTTTCCGACGCTTTTAACCAGTCCAAAAATGCCTCCACTCCTGGCAGTAAGCGGTTGCCGTGGTAAATCACGCCATCCATATCACAGATAAATGCCTGTTTGCCGCGTAGCTCATTCATGGAAACAAGGGACTCAAAAGCCTGGACGTTAGAATCAACAACGATGATACCAGCCTGGGTGGAGAAAAGATATTGGTCTTGCCCATCACCAATCACGACTTCTCAATCAGCATTTTCTAAAGCCGCAGTGCTGCTTGATACTCTCAGATCAAAGAAAATTGGCTATCTTGGACTAGATGTTTACAGACCAGCAAGGGTTCATGAACCACGCCTTACTTCGTGAAGACGCGGATTGGCAGAGATAACCTGCCAGTAAGCTGTCACGCATTTAAATTGGGAATGGGTAGCGAGCAAGATGCTCGCACTACAAGGATTTCGCAATTCTTGATGCATCAAACAGCCTTCGTTAAAAACTATCCACAATAGAACACAACTTGAGATCGACCTATGGAAACTCGCAAACGGATTGGTCTACTCACCAGTGGCGGTGACTGTCCCGGATTAAACGCGGTCATTCGCGCTGCGGTTAGACATGCTACCCTGAGCTATGATTGGGAAGTTTTAGGTATTCCCTATGCCACCCAAGGTTTATTGGAAGGCAAAGCAGTCTCACTGAATGTTCATGGTTTAG
This region includes:
- the rimO gene encoding 30S ribosomal protein S12 methylthiotransferase RimO yields the protein MGNKPTIAISHLGCEKNRIDTEHILGLLVQAGYPVDSNEDLAEYVIVNTCSFIEAARTESVRTLVELAEANKKIVIAGCMAQHFQEKLLAELPEAVAVVGTGDYQNIVEVIERVEAGERVKAVSAEPTYIADETTPRYRTTSEGVAYLRVAEGCNYRCAFCIIPYLRGNQRSRTIESIVAEAEQLASQGVQELILISQITTNYGVDLYGEPKLAELLRALGKVDIPWIRMHYAYPTGLTEPVMAAIQETPNVLPYLDLPLQHSHPEVLRAMNRPWQGRVNDQIIDHIKTALPNAVLRTTFIVGFPGETEQHFNHLLQFVQHHEFDHVGVFTFSPEEGTPAYNLPNSVPQAVMEERRQTLMAVQQPITLKKNQGEVGKIVDVLIEQENPSTGKQIGRSARFAPEVDGLVYVQGEAPLGTIVEVEITDAGIYDLYGSVVPSPLLVVG
- a CDS encoding vitamin K epoxide reductase family protein, which gives rise to MRRRRSAPWIHRHSRPIIGAIAILGALDTAYLTLVETGVFKEAVCPTGEVINCQAVLSSSYAWLLGVPLSLFGFLAYTAIAVFAFAPQLVKSSANKDFRRQVDDGSWLLMFAGSTAMVIFSGYLVYLMSFVINAFCIYCLVSAFCSIALFVLTIIGREWEDVGQLFFTGIVVGMVALIGTLGIYGMSGEQTTAGGVDSGVIPPVTTAPTAPYGWKITTTSGEAEMELARHLTAVGAKKYGAFTCPHCHDQKELFGKEAFSEIDYIECNPAGKNPQPQVCQAAGIQGYPTWEINGQLYPGVQSLEKLADLTNYQGKRDFKYQLPR
- a CDS encoding DEAD/DEAH box helicase is translated as MTLSFNNLGLSEECLHQLEKLGFDTPTEIQSQAIPELLAGRDVVAQSQTGTGKTAAFSLPMLEQIDPNARGVQALILAPTRELARQVADAIRDLTSNRRVGIVTVYGGQSIDRQIRLLQRNAQMVVGTPGRVIDLLDRGDLKLDQVKWVVLDEADEMLSMGFIDDVKKILKQAPKERQTACFSATMPKAIRDLVNQFLKSPVTVTVELPKATPARIEQRVYMIPRGCSKSKALQPILALEDPEAALIFVRTRRSAAELTSQLQAAGHSVDEYHGDLSQSQRERLLSRFRQSQVRWVVATDIAARGLDVDHLTHVINYDLPDQVESYIHRIGRTGRAGKTGTAISLIQPFERRKLHQIERKVRQNLQVSRIPTRSQIEARRLEKLQDELREALTGERMASFLPIVRELSEEYDPHAIAAAALQMVYDHTQPELAAIEVDNKVERPKLVKRRNNKSKESVTHNRSR
- the btpA gene encoding photosystem I biogenesis protein BtpA — translated: MNLQQIFKTPNPIIGVVHLLPLPTSPRWGGSLKAVIDRAEQEATALASGGVDGVIVENFFDAPFTKNQVDPAVVSAMTLIVGRLMNLVTLPVGINVLRNDAQSAIAIASCVRAQFIRVNVLTGVMATDQGLIEGQAYELLRYRRELGSDVQILADVLVKHGRPLGSPNLTTAVQETIERGLADGVILSGWATGSPPSLEDLELASAAANGTPVFIGSGANWENIPTLMQAADGVIVSSSLKRRGRIEQPIDPIRVSQFVEAVRRGVNTTASPKPMSSVKLHSK
- the thrC gene encoding threonine synthase translates to MTLSATNTPQTTDTFTKPCQWSGLIETYRSYLPVTASTPVVTLLEGNTPLIPTPALSEAVGKGVKVLVKYDGLNPTGSFKDRGMTLAISKAKEAGAKAVICASTGNTSASAAAYATRGDMQAFVLIPDGYVALGKLAQALVYGAQVLAIEGNFDDCLRIVQELAANYPVTLVNSVNPYRLEGQKTGAFEIVDNLGNAPDWLCIPVGNAGNITAYWMGFCQYHQHGKCDRLPRMMGFQAAGASPLILGEPVAHPETIATAIRIGNPASWEKAVAVKDASQGQFNSVTDEEILAAYRLLASKEGIFCEPASAASVAGLLKVKDQVPTGATVVCVLTGNGLKDPDTAIQHCNNQLQRGIEPTTTAVAEVMGFSST
- a CDS encoding DUF1824 family protein; this translates as MSTQNSTPLTLSDAQALLEPFNCIESQPVVSDAEKEKLRQALALLAEHSDYQIFGICANTAAQGLSALKTYAQALGYQPNLDLTPIEGAVYIKYNGNSGLFYIDSYTGEHRGVLVSCQSSFEGGINEMYGHLPLDLFALSD
- a CDS encoding inositol monophosphatase family protein; the protein is MDYLPICSSIAANLATFLDNLPYQHQSIINGNINGKAKHEIDCQASEIVRSCLADYPINLYLEGEHPKLNPHANYSIFVDPIDGTSNWLRQVGDPSFVMAIAAKSSDVTLGDLDFAYVQGLRSGDCYYGTQTAAYFQNAHSQDYTQIYCHSQVSLEDAIAYLRPGYHRAKEALSGSFPLWVCCRDIRSVDNSAMEFCEIARGAADFMVECRHLSDNYNLLAYPILKSAGGYLVDFRGNSLASLSLESEYIVDYVACGSGYLLREILHIIQRWEQNHEKSFRSFLGEIERENQVLGSQIA
- a CDS encoding HAD-IIA family hydrolase, encoding MNELRGKQAFICDMDGVIYHGNRLLPGVEAFLDWLKASEKKFLFLTNSSERSPRELREKLKRLGVEVPEEHFYTSALATAAFLAQQCPGGSAFVIGEAGLTNALYDAGFSMNDTNPDYVVVGETRSYSFEKLEQAAQLVIKGAKLIGTNPDLTGPSEKGIVPATGALIAPLELTTGAKAYFVGKPNPLMMRHALKKLGCRREDTAIIGDRMDTDIIAGIESEIETALVLSGVTRQEDLIHFAYRPHYILPGVGDLVP
- a CDS encoding RNA-guided endonuclease InsQ/TnpB family protein, with the translated sequence MRTAYQYKLRPTKQQVIELDRWLAMLCAEYNYLLADRFNWYEQNRSPVNACPLICHLPELRDPPDYYSQKKTLPQLKKTHPWYKEIYSQVLQDVVKRVKVTFDKFLKGDSNGQRSGKPRFKARNRYRTLTYPQMKDGCWQGNLINLPMFGQVKVILHRSIPDGFKIKTASVTKKADGYYLTLSMADKTVPEIKPDFHPDSITGIDVGLKEFLTTADGETIAIPQHYRKAQKRLGVIQKRVARRKKGSKGRLKAIKQLGKQHKQVADKRKDFHFKTANYLLSKYDVVAHENLNIKGLVRTRLSKSVLDAGWSNFLSILTNKAENAGKLVIPVSAHNTSQDCSNCGEKVPKKLHVRWHDCPHCGCSLDRDHNAAINIKNRAEGHPVLKAQRLLRNSRIG